One window from the genome of Mumia sp. ZJ1417 encodes:
- a CDS encoding GNAT family N-acetyltransferase — protein sequence MSALHVRDVTADDVPAIVAMLVDDPLGVTRESPDDLTPYLDAVAAISADPHNRVLVAERDGEVIATMQLTYIRGLGRRGASRAQIEAVRVRSDLRGDGLGSQLIVWAVDEARRQGCSLVQLTSDASREGAHRFYERLGFTASHIGFKRTL from the coding sequence GTGAGCGCCCTGCACGTTCGGGACGTCACTGCGGACGACGTGCCTGCGATCGTCGCGATGCTCGTCGACGACCCGCTCGGAGTCACACGCGAGTCCCCCGACGACCTCACTCCGTACCTCGACGCCGTCGCGGCCATCTCGGCCGACCCGCACAATCGCGTGCTCGTGGCCGAGCGCGACGGCGAGGTGATCGCGACGATGCAGCTCACGTACATCCGCGGACTGGGTCGTCGCGGAGCCTCGCGAGCGCAGATCGAGGCCGTCCGCGTGCGGTCCGACCTGCGCGGCGACGGGCTCGGCTCGCAGCTGATCGTCTGGGCGGTCGACGAGGCGCGGCGCCAGGGCTGCTCCCTGGTCCAGCTCACGTCCGACGCGAGCCGCGAGGGCGCGCACCGCTTCTACGAGCGGCTCGGGTTCACCGCGAGCCACATCGGCTTCAAGCGCACGCTCTGA
- a CDS encoding trans-acting enoyl reductase family protein, with protein sequence MTYDFALLGATGFTGGLTADYLAIHAPDGATWAIAGRDRAALETVAARIAEAGGVVPAIEVADVTDAASLRRLAESTRVLASTVGPYALHGGPVVAACAEAGTAYCDLTGEPEFVDRMWLEHHATAERTGARLVHSCGFDSIPHDIGVLHTVRQLPSDVPIAIRGYVRASADVSAGTSHSALGAFAGFRSSQATAKERRRLEGRPEGRRIRGLPERPGRGESGSGWALPLPTIDPQVVLRSARALPSYGPDFSYGHYAQFRRLPMAVGAAVGVGALVVGAQIPPVRKALLRAKTAGEGPSEAKRARSWFQVRFAAEAGGARLVTEAAGGDPGYTETARMLGESTLALAYDDLPDLAGQLTTATALGDALLARLPYFRTL encoded by the coding sequence GTGACCTACGATTTCGCGCTCCTCGGCGCCACGGGATTCACCGGCGGCCTGACGGCGGACTACCTCGCCATTCACGCTCCGGACGGCGCGACCTGGGCGATCGCCGGACGAGATCGGGCCGCGTTGGAGACCGTGGCCGCGCGGATCGCGGAGGCCGGCGGAGTCGTCCCCGCGATCGAGGTGGCTGACGTCACCGACGCCGCCTCGCTGCGTCGCCTCGCGGAGTCGACCCGCGTGCTCGCCTCCACGGTCGGCCCGTACGCCCTGCACGGCGGGCCCGTGGTCGCCGCGTGCGCCGAGGCGGGCACGGCGTACTGCGACCTCACCGGCGAGCCGGAGTTCGTCGACCGGATGTGGCTCGAGCACCACGCGACGGCCGAGCGTACGGGGGCGCGGCTCGTGCACTCGTGCGGCTTCGACTCGATCCCGCACGACATCGGCGTCCTGCACACCGTGAGACAGCTGCCGTCCGACGTACCGATCGCGATCCGCGGGTACGTGCGCGCGAGCGCGGACGTCTCCGCTGGCACCTCTCACTCGGCCCTCGGCGCGTTCGCCGGGTTCCGGTCGTCGCAGGCGACCGCGAAGGAGCGCCGTCGCCTCGAGGGTCGTCCCGAAGGACGTCGCATCCGTGGCCTCCCGGAGCGGCCGGGGCGGGGCGAGTCGGGGTCCGGCTGGGCCCTGCCATTGCCGACCATCGACCCGCAGGTCGTGCTCCGGTCGGCGCGAGCGCTGCCGTCGTACGGGCCCGACTTCTCTTACGGTCACTACGCACAGTTCCGGCGGCTGCCGATGGCCGTCGGCGCCGCCGTCGGTGTCGGGGCCCTGGTGGTGGGTGCGCAGATACCGCCCGTGCGCAAGGCGCTGCTGCGCGCCAAGACCGCAGGGGAGGGGCCGAGCGAGGCGAAGCGGGCACGGTCGTGGTTCCAGGTGCGCTTCGCGGCGGAGGCGGGCGGGGCACGACTCGTCACCGAGGCGGCCGGAGGCGATCCGGGCTATACGGAGACGGCGCGGATGCTCGGCGAGTCGACGCTCGCGCTCGCGTACGACGACCTGCCCGACCTCGCAGGCCAGCTCACGACGGCGACCGCGCTCGGCGACGCGCTGCTGGCCCGCCTCCCGTACTTCCGCACCCTCTGA